From Scatophagus argus isolate fScaArg1 chromosome 10, fScaArg1.pri, whole genome shotgun sequence, a single genomic window includes:
- the vax1 gene encoding ventral anterior homeobox 1 — MEVRYNQETEGMGLKNGLKKGKDDKDSQGSLSKSFLKEQQDSFSPSGTMDNCEKNRGSTGDPEYCRRILVRDAKGSIREIILPKGLDLDRPKRTRTSFTAEQLYRLEMEFQRCQYVVGRERTELARQLNLSETQVKVWFQNRRTKQKKDQGKDSELRSVVSETAATCSVLRLLEQGRLLTPPGLPGLLPHCGSGTLGSALRPPSMAMASNGSSSSSSSSSSSGGSTGTAGSSPPLPSATSSGTVAGLQSSPAAHSFFSFPMPSLLSGVTTRISSNPLSVAGSLAGNLQELSARYLSSSAFEPYSRTNGKESMDKKILE; from the exons ATGGAGGTCAGGTACAACCAAGAGACGGAAGGGATGGGGCTGAAGAATGGACtcaaaaagggaaaagatgACAAGGACTCCCAAGGCAGTTTGTCCAAAAGCTTCCTCAAGGAGCAGCAGGACTCCTTTTCCCCCTCTGGGACCATGGACAACTGCGAGAAGAACAGGGGGAGCACGGGGGACCCAGAATACTGTCGGAGAATACTAGTCCGAG ATGCTAAAGGCTCCATCCGAGAGATTATCCTGCCGAAGGGTTTGGATTTGGATCGACCCAAGCGAACCCGCACCTCCTTCACTGCAGAGCAACTCTACCGCTTAGAGATGGAGTTTCAGAGGTGCCAGTATGTGGTTGGGAGGGAACGGACAGAACTGGCCCGCCAGCTCAATCTGTCTGAAACACAG GTGAAGGTCTGGTTCCAGAACCGTCGCACTAAGCAGAAGAAGGACCAGGGGAAGGACTCTGAGCTGAGATCAGTTGtttcagaaacagcagcaaccTGCAGTGTCCTGAGGCTGTTGGAGCAGGGTCGGCTGCTGACTCCTCCAGGCCTTCCGGGCCTCCTGCCACACTGTGGTAGTGGCACGCTGGGGTCTGCCCTGCGGCCTCCGTCCATGGCCATGGCCAGCAatggcagcagtagcagcagcagcagcagcagcagcagtggtgggagCACCGGTACGGCAGGCAGCAGCCCTCCTCTACCTTCCGCCACCAGCTCAGGAACAGTGGCAGGCCTGCAAAGCTCACCAGCAGCTCATAGCTTCTTCAGCTTTCCCATGCCCTCCTTACTCAGTGGCGTCACCACCCGCATATCCTCCAACCCACTGTCTGTGGCTGGCTCATTAGCTGGCAACCTGCAGGAACTTTCTGCCCGCTACCTGAGCTCCTCTGCTTTTGAGCCTTACTCGCGGACCAATGGCAAAGAATCCATGGACAAGAAAATTCTGGaatga